The sequence gattgagaatcgttttatgctcgcagttcattttttccgccaattcacgactggtttggcgactgtTCTGCTTCAAAAGTGATTGGAGACGTACTTCATCGAATTTAGAAGGCCTTTCACTGCggaacgtgtcatcgacgtcaaagtcgccatttttgaactttgcaaacaaaTTGTGTGCTGTTGACTTGCCCATGACACTTTCTCCAAATACGTTGCAAATTTCCCGGTCTGTTtgggcagctttttgacctcgatgaaaatcaaagaagagcaggtgtcgaaagtTATGATATaaggtagtcgaaaaagtcttttcgtatttctaatcaaacttcaactcattttttttttatatttataatgaactttattaaaccaaatatgtaccattttggtcgaccaccttttgccatttttcttctagacacattattccatcagtgtaaaacttttgtggtttctcggcgaaaaactgcgacaagtaattttcacaggcttctcttgaagccaacttcactccattaagggagttcagtttttgccaagtcatcaaagatgtgtgtggcctagcgttgtcctgatggaagacgacgccttTTCTGCTGATTAGTTCTGGCCGTtgtttttcgattgcttgcttcaatctcatcagttgttgacagaaaagtgtagaatcaatcgttcgagcaggctggagcagctcatagtggatgattcctttccaatcccaccaaacacacagcataacctttcgagacGTCAATCCATGCtatgcgaccatttgttgagcttcaccacccttgcatcatgatctttttcgcacattattgtcgtatttgattcacttttcgtctccgatccattaaatttttcacagataattcatgtggtacccaaacatcgagcttctttttgtaaccagccttttttaaatggttcaaaaccgtttgatgatgaatgtttagtgccttgacggtgtcatggcagcttatgcgACGGTCCTGaacaatcttttccataatttcatcgactttttcaacgataggtcgaccggagcgatgtgcatctttcacatcgaaaatTCCAGagcggaagcgagcgaaccatgttttgctacacgaactgatactgcatcgtctccgtaaacttcacaattttcattggtggcttgcgtggcttgcgaatttcttcattattttcactaatttttgaacagctataactttttttcaacttctccgaatttaattttgtttttggttaaatgaagcttaaaatgtcacctttctaacaccatatgacatgacacaatgtgattggtagcactggagatagatgactccaacgacatctattgacaaaatacgaaaagactttttcgactacccaatatttgctTTCTGGGCTTTCcatttcaaaactaataaaaaattaaatgactcaaaaataataaatgaaatcaaaaataatggACTCATCTCAGGACTTTCTCCTTAACTGCCCTGCGAAAGATTTGGGCATCTTGGCTCTctcgcctgctgatatagctggcattgatattaaaaacctgatgaatttcatcagaaaGAGTTCCATCGAATGAATACTAacactttgccaaacagcaaacaaatcattgGAAAATAAAAGGATATGTAAAAACgccatgaacttattccccaactcaatattccaattaaaaaaaaaaaatttagttacttATGGAcgcattggttggttggttagagtggtgattcatccagaatccaactagcgcttccgcaccattttgttgccacatcctcgttaccaaattgtttaacagttatttgcagcaggactatatccagtctgtgcggtttaggaaccttattaggcccattttggcggcttgttctccgatagaccagaagccagttatgactgccgtaagtctgcaggtgtcccgtcgtttcatgtttattaatgtcaacgattgcttgaggttgtaggtggaccataacgttctgctgattttgcatttcgtctggtctctccatctacaatctgcaattcgaaggtattttagggaaattgcgttcttgaccgcacccagtggagtgaatactggtactgcaagagcgctattcatggcagatccccctcttgccagttcatcagctttttcgttaccttcaatgttccggtgtcccgggacccaaatcaaggttactctatggttttcactcaagttggtgaggctattcctactttgctccaccactttagaggttgttatagtcgcgtccagcgcctggattgcggcttggctatccgaaagaatagcgatattgcccttaaaagagaaatctgcgattagtaacctacaggcttccccaattgctagtacttccgcttggaagacgctgctggtattggggaggcgcacagatttttcaattccaagtctatgagaatatataccagctccaacaccacagtccattttactgccatctgtatagactgtggtatcgaagttgtttagagagaatcccttattccattcttttttagatggaaagagtgtggcaaaattcctgttgaacgttaccatcgggacgatgtagtcagtcctcaccgaggttaactgagtttgtcgcaataatagactagcgtgaccataagtttttcttttccagcgacccgcttcatttaacctaaatgcactcatggttgccgtcttctttatatgtaggtctattggaataacgtgtgtcagtgcattgagagcctctctaggacatgatctgattgcaccgaccgttattgcacaggctgatctttgttctctgccgagtaatttggtattgtactctctccctagagctttccactaaactaccgaaccatacgataaaatgggtcgtataaccgccttatagagccataatgtatgcttaggttgaagaccccaacttcttccaagcatacgtttgcaggcatataaagcaatttctgctttccttacccgttcttcgacgtttaacttccagctaagtttggagtccaaaattacccctaagtactttgcactggttgataaagccagagtttgtccgttgatatttggtagggtaaaagttggtaccttgtatctggtggtaaaaagcataagttctgttttgcgcgggtttaaacttagcccacatcctgtggcccaagagttaagctcgcctaacgccctttggatgatcccactgatcgtatttggacacagtcctgacaccattaacaccacatcatcagcgtacgccaccacttttaccccacctccgtcaagttttgttaagattttgctgatcacacatagccaaagaagtggagataatactcccccttgtggagtgcccccgtggaccttcttggttatgttgatattacccatattagctttggtGATCCTcgtttctagcatggagatgacccagttactaatacaactgtccacctccaggtctatcaacgcccgttggatggcatctgtgctaacattgttaaaggcgccttcgatatccaagaatgccgccatggtataatgtttgctctctagagagccctctattgttccgataacctcgtgaagcgccgtctccgtagatttgcctttaaggtatgcgtgttgtgcagttgatataccagagctctccaaagagcttctgaggtgcgtatccaaaagtctttcaaaagttttttacaggaaagacgaaagactgattggcctgaagtctttcgctgattcatgtcctcttctacctacttttggtatgaagacgaccttgactagtttccagctatctggaatatggcctaagtttaaacacgctttaaaaatttcctctagccatggtaggatacaatccaaggtttcctgtaacatctttggaatgatcccatctggccacggagatttaaagggtgagaaagatttgattgcccatgcaactttttctttggtaatactttcatttgcaagatgctgtggattattTTGGATCCGCCTAATGTTTCCCCTCTCACTTTCGTAAgcgctgcatcccggaaaatgcgtgtttagcagaagctctaCCGATTCTTCTGTtgtagcagtccaagttccatcaggtttcttgacccaagaagccatagagtggtctttggaaagaacCCGGCTAAGCCTAGCGAAATCCCtagtggattcgattgacgaacaaaattccctccagctctcttttttggcggccctgattgccttcttgtactgtctccgactttctctatacaattcccaatttcccgtcgagtagctgaggttaaacgttgatctagatttttcccttagttttaagagctcactactccaccaaggagggtgagtttttttgctaaattttatggggcaggacgttttgtaggccctactaaatgccttttccagtgttatgaccctactctcaaggctttccgtgagagtgatttgagggataggagtccctcctatcctcttgtttactgcatttttgaacctcttccagttggttcttaaaggatttcgatacggtaggggtggatctaccttaagatccaaatcgtagaggatccaactatgatcagaaaaggaccttttattggataccctccaaGTATCTACCCTTACTAagctattttcagacagtagagtaacatcaatcacttcctcccatcctctgaagtactccgtactaggaaaggtgaaagtgggagtgttacccctgttacataccgataagttagtattaataataaaattatataaagactcacctcggtcgtttgtctcggagcttccccacaacgcatgcctcgcgttggcatcgcatccgagcAGCAGGTTCTTGTTTCTGGCTTCACACACAAGCCGACTAGCCTCCTCGGGtggtgctggccgatcatgtgccatgtagatggaagccagtatgatgccgacaccgtcagcggcttctacctccacagccgtcacatcctgtgaacaatatgatgagattaaaaatatgttcaaatgttTCTTAGCTACAATACAAGATCTGGAGTTACCTTCAGTCCGTTTGTAGAaaaggttgtccgttgcagtccgCGAGTTCTGCAGGTTTATTTGGACAGCCTTGAGACCCATGCTGCTGGTCGCTTTACAATTTGACGGCGTCGCCAAGCTGCACTCCCGGGTGCTGCTTATTAACGCCATCGTTTTTGGTAGATGCGGCGTCGTCAAGTTGCATGCCCGTGAGCAACTCGTTGGCGCCGTCAACCTCGTCCTGTTCATCCTCCGGATTTGCAGAtcggaatatcttcagttgcGTTTTCCTGACGCCGAACCGAAGTTTATTGTCCACTTTTCCCAGTGGCTCTATACTCTCCTCCGATATTTGGAGAACGAAGGACACACTGttcttttgcggagcctccgctttgatgatgctccagtcatccatcggaacagtgcggttgtgtgcCTGCAAGTATGGAATAAGTTGCTTAGCTTCGAATTCCATGTTCGGGATCCAGATGCGAGCCCTTGGTCATTGGGATTTCGCTGGCCGGGATTAGTTTGAGCCTCAAACCTTCCCAGTCGCTCTGGATCTTGCCCACAACTGTTTGCAGGAAGTTAAGGGAGAGTTGATCATCGCActtgatcaccctgtatccgCGGACCACCTCCATTGAATCAAATCCGGGCACATGACCCTCCGGGTTTGCCATGACATGATCGACGACAATGCGGGACAGCCGTGCCTCGATTTCGGACCACTTATCCGATACAGGTTTACCACGGTTTGTTATTTCATCAACCAACGCTATTTGCAGGtgatcccgtgccacctcaTTAAATGAGCGTTTGGTTGGTTTTGGTATTGAAGCAGTGTGAACCGACACTTTGTGCTTCTTCGTTGGTTTGTCGCTTTCGTCCTGCGAACGATTGCGTTTCACGGCTTCTGCCTTCTGGGTGGCCTGGAACGCCAGGTActcatcgaccaccttttggcaccttgccttatcggccgcgtcctttggatgagttttaccttcagcctcatttttatttattcttccgaGAATAGTcagagacctctggtaaagcTTATACCTGGACGGGCCTTTTTTAACGTTTTGGCGCTTTTGCCCCTTGACATCAGCGGATGTGGATGGTTGATTAGAGGTtgatggcgtgctgtggcccacagctttgccaTCAACCGTCTCTTGGCTGGAGGGTGTGTCAATGGGTGCGTCCGTTTATCCGTTCGTTTTGGGTCTGTGTCCGTCCGTTTGTCCGTCTTCTTTGTAACCTTAtccgaatttttttgtttattttgttcgtTCATTCTGtttcgtacggtcacctgcccttccagaaggctgcacatgtCGCCATGTGCGGTGACCAATGAGGATTTAGGGGAAATAAACAGTCcgccatggcagcgccccataccatggtaagtccaccgttacaacctgaggcggcctggtgtcaggagggctccgttaaAAGACAGCCTAGTTTtatcccccggctgccaaacccacccaataggcacgggtcgcgttacaccttgggttgagggagtttttttaacgaagtttacgtcttcgacctgtgtggttcgcgggagacctactctcctaccttccatatctgggaggcgttcccctatccaccacctggggacgcgccctatagggataacaggttcccccaAGGGCATACTGAAAGCTCACAGCCGATTTTCAACCAGAAAATCGCTTCAAATGCTTCAAGTTTTCTCCATGGGCAGCTTTACAAATTCAACATCCCTCTTGAGTTATTCGCCCTGAACACGTGCGagctatgtatgtttgtgtatatgCATAATTATGCATATATTATGTATTACGTACAATCTCAAGTAATttagaattataaaataatatgaatatgtcaacaaaatttcatttcatgtgCTCCACTATCGTACGTGTGCAATCAGTTGCATATTCACACCCATCGCATTGCTTGGTTGACCTTAAatgtttttgtcaaaaaaaaaaaaaagtgttctaATGGAATTTTCATTGATTGCCCGAGTTAATACAAAGCAGTCAATTATTTCCAATAATAAGACGGCACTTTGAAgcaaagtatatacatacaaaatttatatgaaatcagTGATAAGCATTCTAAATAGactcttttgataaataaatatttttgctatgCATATTACGTCCTATCCCTTGCACATGTTTCGAACAATTCTAAACAAATCAATGACACTCGGAATAGCGCCAATTACTACAGTTCAGAAGCTCAACCAAATTTACTATTCAGAGTCTGCGCGTATGTACAGAGGTATTATGTGGCaagtatacaaatgtatatatggaatatgcatatatgtatatatatatgtagatatatatatatagatatgtatatacatacctgcatatgcaaatatttgtggAAAGAGGAATAAGCTGATGAAAAGGTGCAGGAAAAATGAGCGGAACTCAGATTTCTATTTCACCTCAACTCGTATTCAATGGCATGCAAGGGAATCCCTTAATTTAGATACTTAAATACACTGGTATTTTAATATGTGCTAAATTCCCATTTAATAAGACAACATTTCGTttgttcattaaaaataatataatatattaaatatgtatgtttactATTCAGTTCTATAACTTAGCATACGAGTACACTGGAAAAAATTCCACGCACGCTAATTGCGCGGCAAATGTGCGGTAGCATCTAAAAAACTAGAACAAGCTCTGTTTATCATgccattttccttttttaatctttttttcctTTAGAACAATATCATTTTGTTCTCGTTTTcattctcaaaactttttggttTGCAACCTGGGTACTATAAGCAACCCGTAAGCCGTAGGCAGTACCACGCGTGGGTATTTAAGGGGGCCAGCTAAAGAATATCTTTGCAATGTTTTCAGCTTAATGGAAAGTCTAAAAAGTGCCTATAAAGCCAGTAAAGTGATGAGCGTCGAACGAAAGGTGAATGAGAAGGAAAACTTTAACCGCGTTCTTCTCGAAtataatataactcaaaaagtaatcaagatatcaacctaaaattttacagggatattttttaacatattggcCTTTACATGTATCTCAAATTTTCTGTTAgttatcactaaaaatattgttttgatcaatttgtttataaaaaaagtgtaatttttaaaacaataaatccattatttttacgttaaatttttgcgcaaatggtttaaagctgttttatggtcgatcttgaGTTTCTGGGCGAAGAAAatgaagaacaagtttttttaatagcggtcgcctctagGCAGGCAATtgtaagcctccgagtgtatttctgccatgaaagtcggcttaaaactgtaagtccctgcATTTGTCGAACAGCATCCAGACGCACcccacgcgccaattatttatctattttttagtttaatatacAAGGTGAGgtgcaaaataaacaagactgagctaaaatagaaatggcaggagctttgttctgataacttccgagtttatttattcgaaatagtcccctctggcctcgatacactattttgcgcgatctaaaagcttttcgaaagagtgtttcggATCAGTGACCTGAAagcccttcaggatgtcggtacaagtcttttggatggcctctacggacgcaaaacattttcctttcatggtcaaacgcagttttccgaataggtagaggTCACAGGGagtcatatcaggcgaatacggtgagttattgatggttaaaatgcgatttctagtcaaaaccacagccacaagagtggatcgatgagatgatggattatcatgcaataagcgccagcttcctccttagGCGCTCCCGCaccatttttttgccacatcctcgttaccaacttgtttaacagttatttacggcaagactatatccagtctgtgcggtttaggaaccttattaggctgttgacgtctaagccagacagttgctcaagactctcgaacagcggtttgctcagtgttaacattctgtccttccataaggcagggcatacacagaggaaatggaggtttgtttcctttttctctggttgtttacaactgttacagtatgtgttgtgagggatacccattttggatGCTTGTtttccgatagaccaaaagccagttatcactgccgttagtctacaggcgtctcgtcctttcatgcttattaatgtcgacgattgcttgaggttgtaggtgggccataacgtcctgctgattttgcatttcgtctggtctctccatctacaatctgctattcgaaggtattttagggaaattgaatttttgactgcacctaatggtgtgaatatcgGTACTGCAAGAaggttattcatggcagatccccctcttgccagttcatcggcCTTTTCGTTATCTTctatgttccgatgtcccgggacccaaattaaagttactttatggttttcactgaaggtggtgaggctattcctactttgcccCACCACTTTAGACGCGGttcctcaacaaaaaaaaattgattttcgacaaaaatttcggccttaaattgtttataaaaaaatatttatcggtgagaaagaGTCTGTATATACAACCCCTTTAGTGAAAAATCGTGTAGGAAAGAGAGAACGCAAATCTCATTACTCTTAGTTTGACATAACGGTTAATAAATTCTACAGATATTATTATGTGTACATTTTTATGATCTTTAACCGatctacttttttttcaaaaccgttATTCTGCGATGCGTCGAAAATTACATGACAGAAAAATAAATCATGTAGATTTTCGGACTCCACGACCAAATTTGCATAGGAATTGGATATTCTGGTTCctggtttttttggttttttttttgttgtgagcTAATGCAACCACTGCACACATTAAAGATTAATGGGTACTTTCTGACACTGGTGGCTTCTAGGcaggcaatgaaaaagctccgctttctataaaacatatatatatgtattaggccgggtcgatttgtggggaggcaaaaaaatcgcccattgctctgtgaaaatcatattctaaggatcaaaatgagaaattttgccgaaggaaccatacctttaaaacgaattctgatgtcccccaattttactttttagtttcttttctcatgtaaaggccaaaaatggggatattttgaaatgattgtatggggagcccccaaggggagttccagggggtgtgccactggcatgggtggatcggccgttcaaagttagtgggggtcggtcatacatttggactcgattggagcactccaaatgggtcaaagtgggatttttcgttcgacccaaattgggggacatcagaattcgttttagaggtgtggttccttcggcaaaatttctcattttgatccctagaatacgattttcacagagcaatgaacgatttttaaatcgacccgccctaatatacctatataggtatataccttATACGCcctttttcgggtgtttggccgaggttctcctcctttttgtgtgtgcgtcttaatgttgctccacaaaaggaggggcctacagtttcgagCCGGCTCccaacggcatatatttttttaataaagagttttttcatggcagaaatacactcggaggtttgccattgcctgccgaggggcgaccgctattagaaaaatgttcttcttaattttggtgtttctccgagattcgaacctctctctctgaatttcgaatggtagtcacacaccaactcattcggctacagcggctgaGGCTTATAAAACATacctccattaaaaaaaaagtccgTTTGAAAACGCCATAAAATTAGGGTATTTCATTTGCGGAGTCGCACACTGGAAATGGGAGTAGAAGCGCTTCATAAATACCTTTGATTAATGGCACGCCATGTAAGAATCGAATAACCTAATCAAACATAAATTTATTGTCAAAAGTTCAAAGTTGCAAAATATGTCGCCTAACACAAGCGGCGAACACTTTGAAGTGGTCTAAACTGTCACTTTTTTACCGTGTACTCTAAGTAGTAGTATTCAAGCATGCAACTGAACAGTTTAAAGACTGCTGACAGATACATAGATGCAAGTGTTGAAATGAAAACCACCCGCTTCTTGCTGCTGTCGTTGAATTAGTTCACCCATCAACCCCCCAACCGGCACCTGCAACATTTTGCGGTTGGTTTACGCTGACGGCTAGCGGGCACATCATACTTATGTTAGCGCAACCCGCCGCTACACTTGCTCTAAACAATtggaaaaactttataaaagccAACAGAACAACACAACATTTTCAGTGCGAATTCGTATGGTGGTTGACTGAGATTGCTGGCACAAGCGACTAAAATCCGGTGAACGGTGAAAATGATGCAGTATAATTAACAAGTGCTGCACGCCGATTAGTCAACAAGCTCTCTTTAAGGATGTGCTGATTGATTGTAGAGTGAAGTTTTAAGGATACAGTATTGTGGGTGTGAAAAGTGTTTATACGTGAATCGTACGTGGTGGATATGATTagtaaaaattcagaaaagtaTTTTCCATTTGTACTgaagatatttgcaaaatataCGTATGAAATTTAAGAAACCCTACAAATACAGCTTTCAAAGGTTTGTTCAAGCAAAACTTGCtagagaagaaaattttaaaggtGGTTTAACGAAAATATAGTGGCACCCAATACTGCACAAACCGCTTAGGTGCGTTGGTTATGTGTGTTGGTGGAACCGTAGAAAGCATCgaattgaaataatatttgttgCCCAGTTTTTGTGGATTTGCGGCAGACCTAGCTGGCAGGTGCGCGCAATATTTGACCGACAAGTGAACGGCATACCAGGAGCATTTGTAATATGCAAAACGTTGAATCTCAACTAGAAACTCCTACAGATGATTTGGATTTAGCAAAAGTTGGATCAACGACGCCTTCGAGCGAATTAGAAAGAACGGATTCCACCGTTCTTATTGATCTTACGAGTGCAGCCGGGAAAGTTAGAAGTAGCAATATTGAATGTGCTCAATCAGATCCTGAAACGCGTCGGAAAAGTAAGGCACGTTCACGTTTCACTTCAGCACTGCGTAAGCTTTCGGGCAGGAAAAAACGTACCACATCTAAAGACACTTCTACGGAAAGTTCGTTAGCTGGCGGTGCATCTATAGAAATAGTTTCTGCGCCAGAAACAGTAATCTCAAGCGGTGGGGAAGAAACGGCCGACACCAATGCAACCGCGTCGTCAGAAGCAAAACCCAAGAAAAAAAGTAAGTTAGCCAGACGTTTTCTATTGGGCAGTTTAAAGAAATCGAAAAGCAGCACTAAGAAAAGCATTGACGAAGATGATGAAGGGGACGTAGTGCAGGGTAGTCAGGAAGAAACACCATTTGAAGACGCAGATGACGGAGATTTGCCTAATGTTGAAGTTGAAGAAAGTTTAAAACGTAAAGTGAAAATATCACTCAGTGATTCTCAGCAATCTATAGTGCGCAAGTTGGAAGACTACGAAGTTGACGAACAACAACAGTTGACTGAAACAAATGGCACAGCAGCAACGCGCTCATCCAGCATAACGGATTATTTGATACCTATTGAAGATAAAGCGCAGCCAAGTGGTTATGAAAGCGGAGGCGACGAGGTACCTACAACGCCTGCAACGTTAGCGGAAGATAGCTCCCCCGTCACATCGCCCGCACCAGGTGCGtcaacgaagaagaagaagcctaAAACTAAGAAGAGTGCAATAAAAGAAGCGGCAGTGACCATAATAAAGACAACTGCTACCACCAGCAGCGGCAGCACTATACCAACAACGTCTACACAAAAACACACAGCTGCAAcagtacaaaaaacaacacgAACAACGACCGTTACTACCGACGAGAAGTTCGTTATCACTCAGAGTACACGCGATACACCGCCACGCGAACGCGCTCCTGCCAAACCGAGTCGGGTAGCTACTACCGCGCAGCCTCCAATAGCAAATCTAACGCCGGCCAGCACCGGCGCCATACGCAAAACCAACACTCGCTCATCGGCCGCACTTACTTCGCCGTCACTAGGGCGCGAACAGCGTACGACAAGTTTTGGAGCAGTTAGTATAGCAGCAACCGTTGCTAGCAAAAGGCAGCGCGCAAATAGCGGTAAAAATCCAATTGCTCCAGCCTCCAGTAGAAGTGCGTCTAACCGCGCGTCTAGCTCTCTTAGCACGGGCAGCGCTACCACCGTAACCAGCACCAGCAGCAGCggtgcaacaacaaaatcaagaaAAGCCGACACAGAGTTGATGCAAAATCCACTGCAACGTGGCCATCGCTTCCCCAAACCgagcacaacaacaataactgccGCAGTGGCAAACACTGAAGCAATAGCTGCATCAAAGGCGTCTGCGTCGGCTACCACAAAGATAGCAAGTCGCATAACGCAAAATAACGCAGCATCAAAACTGGCCACCCCAACGCCAATATCAGAACAGTTTTCAAATAAAGCAACGTTAATTGCGGATGTAACTACAGTTGAAGAAAACCACACGAAGCCAACCAACGCTACCTACGTTTCACCAGACGCGCCTAGCAAAGCAGACGAATCGGCTGGCACATTGGAGGCAATACAAAAGCAGATACAATTTCAATTGGAGTCTCACGCATCTTTCAATAATA is a genomic window of Anastrepha ludens isolate Willacy chromosome 6, idAnaLude1.1, whole genome shotgun sequence containing:
- the LOC128868491 gene encoding mucin-5AC isoform X1, translated to MQNVESQLETPTDDLDLAKVGSTTPSSELERTDSTVLIDLTSAAGKVRSSNIECAQSDPETRRKSKARSRFTSALRKLSGRKKRTTSKDTSTESSLAGGASIEIVSAPETVISSGGEETADTNATASSEAKPKKKSKLARRFLLGSLKKSKSSTKKSIDEDDEGDVVQGSQEETPFEDADDGDLPNVEVEESLKRKVKISLSDSQQSIVRKLEDYEVDEQQQLTETNGTAATRSSSITDYLIPIEDKAQPSGYESGGDEVPTTPATLAEDSSPVTSPAPGASTKKKKPKTKKSAIKEAAVTIIKTTATTSSGSTIPTTSTQKHTAATVQKTTRTTTVTTDEKFVITQSTRDTPPRERAPAKPSRVATTAQPPIANLTPASTGAIRKTNTRSSAALTSPSLGREQRTTSFGAVSIAATVASKRQRANSGKNPIAPASSRSASNRASSSLSTGSATTVTSTSSSGATTKSRKADTELMQNPLQRGHRFPKPSTTTITAAVANTEAIAASKASASATTKIASRITQNNAASKLATPTPISEQFSNKATLIADVTTVEENHTKPTNATYVSPDAPSKADESAGTLEAIQKQIQFQLESHASFNNTNNQLQQSEHHPKQHQQQKLLVAPQLLVDDTASPPQSLQSNASLSDYQQPPSYTPPPAVRSFASTPLATPETQSSSHTRHPSSSKVIFPDPDVYNDVYADKSEALLFIADESVTTASSSGADDVVSSAESAQPSDYSGNNIRNPNLPGRALRNDFDQEEKTHGPPLQPTVRFAVGSVVRPQGTSFDNPLHDQSSYDSNISSDSHSDASRRRIRYVAQPTTFDAEFESILQRHNTVDYNQALASEYSVDSEYDSGDNQMPAFGDLTMEQEMEPTIMTSANAEKREHLYKILVIGELGTGKTSFIKRYVHQFFSQNYRATIGVDFALKVLHWDANTTVRLQLWDIAGQERFGNMTRVYYKEAVGAFIVFDVTRSGTFECVSKWKEDLDSKVQLPDGSPIPCILLANKCDQEKQGIVTSPEKMDEYVQENGFAGWYETSAKENINIDEAARALVNKILLNDRLISDADLADSDKFNLNNSGEQTTSSGKSKCSC